A genomic stretch from Achromobacter spanius includes:
- a CDS encoding LysE family translocator, giving the protein MDTTTIFLYVVAVSAVTIIPGPTTLLALSNGATGGFRLAACGMLGAALSDLILIGAVGLGLGAILQASTLLFEVVKWIGALYLLYLAWSLWRAPTALVASASTDAVIPRSGRSAFLRSLLVALSNPKGLLFFSAFLPQFIQTGFSVATQYITFALLTAIIDIALMSLYAIGGYHAVRVLSGGALRWLNRSCAAVLAGLAAAMTLYRRSRID; this is encoded by the coding sequence ACGACATTGCTCGCGTTGAGTAACGGGGCTACGGGAGGCTTCCGGCTAGCTGCCTGCGGCATGCTCGGCGCGGCATTGTCCGACCTGATCCTGATTGGTGCTGTGGGATTGGGCCTGGGCGCTATTCTGCAGGCATCCACGCTGCTCTTTGAGGTGGTGAAATGGATTGGGGCACTCTACCTTTTGTATCTGGCCTGGAGCTTGTGGCGAGCCCCTACCGCGCTTGTCGCCTCAGCCTCGACGGATGCGGTCATTCCACGTAGCGGTCGATCCGCATTTCTGCGTTCGTTGCTGGTTGCGTTGTCAAACCCCAAAGGGTTGCTGTTTTTCTCCGCCTTCTTGCCGCAATTCATTCAAACCGGCTTTAGCGTAGCGACTCAGTACATCACCTTCGCGCTCCTCACCGCGATCATCGACATTGCCTTGATGAGCCTGTATGCGATCGGCGGCTATCATGCGGTGCGAGTATTGTCGGGTGGGGCTCTTAGATGGCTTAACCGCAGTTGCGCGGCGGTGTTGGCGGGTTTGGCCGCGGCGATGACGCTATACCGCCGCAGCCGGATTGATTAA